From a region of the Synechococcus sp. PCC 7502 genome:
- a CDS encoding S1C family serine protease — protein sequence MTRGLVSLLASSLIITGAVGITPATYAQTTTNDEDITVRVYQIASPAVVSIRAGGATGSGSIIDSKGIVLTNGHVVRNSDAVVVTLANKQKLQGRVISRSRNPDLALIQLQNVPPNLPKLNIASSSPVKVGQRAFAIGDPFGQFAGTLTMGIISRIDSDRQLLQTDAAINPGNSGGPLLNSRGELIGVNTLIFTPGEGNVGLGFAINANTVRQFVSTAPRGQVNENVAFNNPNGNPNGQERGNNLFNLDGNLKTFVLTPNDPRASDGSAYKTFRFSGRAGQKLSVEMTSRDLNPYLALVDPRGRRIAVDDNEGTARIRVVLPVSGTYTLFANSSDPGDYGRFTLSAKLGASTISNNPQNNAGVILQLRGTLGLNSNVLPRDGSLYETFSFMGRAGQRIQVELSSLDFRPYVALVSPDLQIIKENDRSEQNSAITVQLTSTGTYRVIANASDKSGRGSYTLIVRSLN from the coding sequence ATGACTAGAGGATTAGTAAGCTTATTGGCTTCTAGTTTAATCATCACAGGAGCAGTGGGGATAACTCCAGCAACCTATGCTCAGACAACTACCAACGATGAAGACATTACGGTTCGGGTTTATCAAATTGCTAGTCCAGCCGTGGTTTCGATTCGGGCAGGTGGTGCCACAGGAAGCGGGAGTATTATCGACTCTAAGGGCATCGTGTTAACCAATGGTCATGTGGTTAGAAATTCTGATGCTGTGGTTGTCACCCTTGCCAATAAGCAAAAACTTCAAGGTAGAGTTATATCTAGAAGCCGTAATCCAGACCTTGCCCTGATCCAACTTCAAAATGTACCTCCCAACTTACCTAAACTTAATATTGCTTCTTCTAGTCCTGTTAAGGTCGGTCAACGTGCCTTTGCAATTGGTGATCCCTTTGGGCAATTTGCGGGAACCTTAACTATGGGCATTATCAGTCGAATTGATAGCGATCGCCAACTACTCCAAACCGATGCTGCCATTAATCCGGGTAACTCAGGTGGACCTTTGCTAAACAGTCGTGGTGAATTAATTGGGGTCAATACTCTGATCTTCACACCCGGCGAAGGAAATGTGGGCTTGGGCTTTGCGATCAATGCTAATACAGTTAGGCAATTTGTTAGTACTGCCCCACGGGGACAAGTTAATGAAAATGTAGCTTTCAATAATCCCAATGGAAATCCCAACGGACAAGAACGGGGTAATAATCTTTTTAATTTAGATGGAAACCTGAAGACCTTTGTTTTAACCCCCAATGATCCTAGAGCCTCTGATGGTAGTGCCTACAAAACTTTTCGATTTAGCGGTAGAGCAGGACAAAAACTCAGTGTAGAGATGACTAGTCGTGATCTAAATCCTTATCTAGCATTAGTAGACCCAAGGGGTAGAAGAATTGCCGTTGATGATAACGAAGGTACAGCCAGAATTAGAGTAGTTTTACCTGTATCAGGAACCTATACCCTGTTTGCGAACTCCTCCGATCCGGGAGATTATGGGCGATTTACCCTAAGTGCTAAACTAGGTGCCTCAACCATTAGCAATAATCCCCAGAACAATGCGGGGGTGATTTTGCAACTCAGGGGAACTTTAGGATTAAACAGTAACGTACTTCCCCGTGATGGCAGCCTCTATGAAACCTTTAGCTTTATGGGCAGAGCAGGACAGAGAATTCAAGTTGAATTAAGCAGTTTGGATTTTAGACCCTATGTGGCTTTAGTTTCTCCCGATCTCCAAATCATCAAAGAGAATGACCGTTCTGAGCAAAATTCTGCAATTACTGTGCAACTGACCTCCACAGGTACCTATAGAGTTATTGCTAATGCTTCGGATAAGTCTGGACGAGGCAGCTATACCTTAATTGTTCGCAGCTTAAACTAG
- the aroA gene encoding 3-phosphoshikimate 1-carboxyvinyltransferase produces MIQLDTTTSNHLLTIDRKLDSGLHGEISIPGDKSISHRALMLGALASGTTTIRGLLLGEDPRSTAKCFQAMGAEISELNSDLVTVQGIGLGNLQEPLDILDAGNSGTTLRLMLGVLASHEQRFFAVTGDKSLRSRPMLRVVKPLREMGAEIWGREQGGKAPLAISGRNLQPIHYQSPIASAQVKSCILLAGLMIDGETIVAEPERSRDHSERMLSAFGAKIKVDGNTVYLQGRSQLQGQEVTVPGDISSAAYWLVAGAIVPDSDLLILNVGINPTRTGILEVLLEMGADITLENPREVTGEPVADLRVRSSQLKACAIGGAIIPRLIDEIPILAVAASLAEGTTVIRDAAELRVKESDRITVTAKCLNQMGANITELPDGMEIRGGCSLSGAEVDSCDDHRIAMSMAIAALVAKGKTIISHAECAAISYPSFIPTLQKLF; encoded by the coding sequence ATGATTCAATTAGACACCACTACCAGCAACCATCTACTTACCATCGATCGCAAATTAGATTCAGGGTTACATGGTGAAATTTCTATTCCAGGTGATAAATCTATTTCCCATCGAGCTTTGATGTTAGGAGCTTTGGCATCTGGAACAACTACTATTCGGGGCTTACTCCTCGGTGAAGACCCCCGCAGTACAGCCAAATGTTTTCAGGCGATGGGTGCGGAAATTTCCGAACTTAATTCCGACCTAGTTACAGTCCAGGGTATTGGCTTGGGTAATTTACAGGAACCCCTTGATATTCTGGATGCGGGTAATTCGGGGACAACCTTACGTCTGATGTTGGGGGTATTGGCTAGTCATGAGCAGCGTTTTTTTGCCGTAACTGGGGATAAATCCTTGCGATCGCGACCTATGCTCAGAGTAGTTAAACCTTTACGGGAAATGGGCGCAGAAATTTGGGGACGGGAACAGGGCGGTAAAGCTCCTTTGGCAATTTCAGGCAGAAATCTCCAACCCATTCATTATCAGTCCCCGATCGCCTCTGCCCAGGTTAAGTCCTGTATTTTATTAGCAGGTTTAATGATTGATGGCGAAACCATAGTTGCGGAACCAGAACGGTCTAGGGATCATAGTGAACGAATGTTGTCGGCGTTTGGTGCCAAGATCAAAGTGGATGGGAATACTGTATATTTGCAGGGGCGATCGCAATTACAGGGACAGGAAGTGACAGTACCAGGGGATATTAGTTCGGCTGCCTATTGGTTAGTCGCGGGGGCGATCGTGCCAGATTCGGATTTGCTAATTTTAAATGTAGGGATAAACCCAACCCGCACAGGCATTTTAGAGGTTCTCTTAGAAATGGGTGCAGATATTACCCTTGAAAATCCTAGAGAAGTAACTGGCGAACCTGTGGCAGACTTGCGTGTGCGTTCTAGTCAGCTTAAAGCCTGTGCCATTGGTGGGGCGATCATTCCCCGACTGATTGATGAAATTCCAATTTTGGCAGTGGCAGCTTCCTTAGCAGAGGGAACTACAGTAATTAGGGATGCAGCAGAACTGAGAGTAAAAGAAAGCGATCGCATTACCGTTACCGCTAAATGTCTAAATCAAATGGGTGCAAATATTACAGAGTTGCCTGACGGAATGGAAATTAGGGGTGGCTGTAGTTTAAGTGGGGCTGAGGTTGATAGTTGTGATGATCATCGCATTGCTATGAGTATGGCAATCGCCGCTTTAGTCGCTAAGGGTAAAACTATAATTAGTCATGCCGAATGTGCCGCAATTTCCTATCCATCGTTTATTCCGACCTTGCAAAAACTATTTTAG
- a CDS encoding anti-sigma factor domain-containing protein: protein MSYQNFDQNPDLNFQEWEKLIAGYVLGDLTTEEVAEVHKLLALHPELVAEVDQLQEVLSLLPLALPEDYPSEHLRSQILLNAELLDADLASESNSYIQSPIKISKPFFHRISNKTYLIGGIMAALLVGLGFDSYHTRQQLAIAQGELSSYQQAIAVLKQPNNRLLALKGMGEVPAASGSLVIATQANSGILTIQKLSMPPSNMSYCLWALVDGKKTYIAEFMPDQTGTVMLRVPINQILMGAKSVVITLEPKQSPPEPKGEMVMQGEVSL, encoded by the coding sequence ATGAGCTATCAAAATTTTGATCAAAACCCCGATCTAAACTTTCAGGAATGGGAAAAACTAATAGCAGGTTATGTCTTAGGCGATTTAACCACCGAAGAAGTGGCAGAAGTTCATAAACTATTAGCATTACATCCCGAACTAGTTGCAGAAGTAGATCAATTACAAGAGGTTTTATCATTGCTGCCCTTGGCATTACCTGAAGACTATCCATCTGAACACCTGCGATCGCAAATTCTTCTAAATGCCGAACTATTAGATGCCGATCTAGCTAGTGAATCTAATTCCTATATCCAATCTCCGATCAAAATATCTAAGCCTTTTTTCCATAGAATTTCTAATAAAACCTACCTTATTGGTGGAATCATGGCTGCTTTATTGGTTGGGCTTGGCTTTGATAGCTATCACACAAGGCAACAGTTAGCGATCGCCCAAGGGGAATTATCTAGTTATCAACAGGCGATCGCCGTCCTTAAGCAACCTAACAATCGACTATTAGCCTTAAAAGGTATGGGTGAAGTTCCCGCCGCCTCTGGTAGTCTAGTAATTGCCACCCAAGCCAACTCAGGTATTCTTACTATTCAAAAACTATCCATGCCGCCTAGTAATATGAGTTATTGTCTCTGGGCATTGGTGGATGGCAAAAAAACTTACATAGCTGAATTTATGCCTGACCAAACTGGTACTGTGATGCTGCGAGTTCCCATTAATCAAATCTTGATGGGAGCTAAATCCGTAGTAATTACCCTAGAACCCAAGCAATCCCCACCAGAGCCTAAGGGGGAAATGGTCATGCAAGGGGAAGTATCTTTATAG